TGATGAGGAGGCGTTTGTCGCAGAAAACCGGGTTGTCGGATTCAGGCTGAACCGCGCCTTTCCTTATCAGGCGGATTTTTCTTTAAAAAAGTTGCGGCTCAAAAAGCGACAAATCAGGGCAAAGGTCTATCTCTATCCCTATGAGCTGATTGCGGACAACCCTGAGGAACTGAAAAGGGAAATCAAGGTTAAGAAAGGTAAAGGGCTTATCATTCGCCCCGGTGCCAGGATTCACCAGGGCGCATTTGTCTCAACTGAAAACGGTCCGGTATATCTTGACGAGAACAGCGAGGTGAGACCGTTGAGTTTTGTTCAAGGTCCCTGCTATATTGGCAAGGGCACAATCATTGACTCCTGCCTTGTCCGTCCGGGCTGTTCATTTGGACCAGAGTGCCGGATTGGCGGCGAGGTGGAATGCTCAATCTTTCAGGGCTATGCCAACAAGCATCACGAGGGTTTTATCGGGCACAGTTTTATCGGTGAATGGGTCAACCTTGGTGCCTTAACCACCTGCTCGGACTTGAAAAACAACTATGGTCCGGTCAAGGTATTGGTGAAGAACAAGGAGATAAACACCGGTATGTTAAAACTTGGCTGTTTTATCGGCGACCACGCCAAGACCGCGATTGGCACCCTTATCCCGACCGGCGCGGTTATCGGCACATTTGCCAACTGGTTTGAGGGCGGTTTAATGCCAAAGTATCTCCCGGCATTTGCCTGGGGTAAGGGTAAGCGCTGGCACAAAAATGAGATTGTTGCAACCGCCCGTCGGGTGATGGCAAGGAGACAGGTAAAACCGAGCCCGGCTTATGAAAAACTACTGTTAAAACTTTATCGTTAGAGCGGCAAAGATGGCTCTGGCGGTCGGCGTTGACATTGGCGGGACAAACATCAAAATCGGGCTGGTTGATGAAAACGGGAAAATCGTTGCCCGGCAGAAGCTGAAAACAAACCCCCAGTCACCACCTGCTGAAACCCTGGAAAGGCTCTCACGGACGATTTTAAGATTAACAAAGGGCAAACAGGTTGATGCTTTAGGGATTGGTGTTGCCGGACTGATTGACCACAAAACCGGGTTTGTCTGGACATCGCCCAACCTGCCCACCTGGAACAAGACACCGGTCAAGGACATTATGAGCCGATTGACCGGGATGGAGGTGTTCTGCGGCAATGATGCCAATGCGGTTGCGCTCGGTGAGTGGCTTTTCGGTGCGGCAAAAAACTGTAAAAATGTGCTCTGCATCACGCTTGGTACTGGGATTGGCTCAGGCATCATCGCTGAAAACCGCCTGCTTTTAGGCGCAAACAGCTATGCCGGAGAACTCGGACACACATCCATCTCCTTACGCGGTCCTGCCTGTCCCTGCGGCAGTTCTGGCTGTCTGGAAAGGTTTGTCTCCGCGCAGGCGATTGTTGAGCGGTGTAAACGCCTTTTGCGCAAAGAAGAGCGGCTCATTACTACCACCAAAAACCAGCTGTCCCTTTTTGGCGGAACCGGTGAACATCCGAGTTTAATCTTTGACCTTATCGGCTATGACTATAAGAGGCTGAGCACAAGAGAAATCGGCATTGCCGCAAGGAAAAAGGACAAACTGGCGTTGGAGGTAATTAAGGAAACGGGCAATCTCCTCGGTCAGGGCATCTACAACGCCCTGATGATTCTTGACCCGGAAATTGTTATTCTTGGTGGTGGTGTCAGCCGGCTGGGAAAGCCGCTTTTGTATGCGGTTGAACAGACGGTGTTTAACCGGCTCTACGGCTCAAACCGGCAACTGAGAATTGTCCTGTCAAAACTTGGCGATGATGCCGGCATCCTTGGTGCCAGCCAGTTCAAATTAGTTTTCAGGTAAAGGCATAGGTTGAGGTTTAAGATTCCTGAAACTTGACCCCAACCTTTACTTTTATACCCTTTCCCAGAGATAATCCCACAAGGAAAAGCCCGCCACCCTCTTCTCCATAATGAAACTGCCCTCAATGATAAACGGGCGGAACTCCTGGGCATAGTAAAGCCGGCGCTGGGACGGGTTATCGCCATACCAGCGCTGCCCCTGGTCCAAAATCCTTCTCAGTGTGGCATCGTGCGCACCATCCATCGTCTTGAAGCCCATCTTCAAAAGGGTAACGAGCATCGCCACATGCCTGGGATAGGCAACAACTGAATAAGCCCTGTTTTTCTTGGCCAGGGCAATAACTAAGTCAACAAGAAACGGGCAGTAATTCTGACCCCGGAACTGGGGACGAACATAAGCCCGGGTTAACTCCCAGCGGTCCATATCCCTGCCTTCAGCATCAAGCCAGCAAGGGTCAATCCGGTCATAACCCATCCACTCCTCACCTGACTGCTTGGAACCGAAATAAACCTGGAGGAAATCCTCATCTGCGACCGGGTCATGATAACGCCTGATGCTGAACCAGTGGTCCTCAACCCTTAACTCCGGTTTTGGGGGAACCACTTTTGCCTCCGCTCTTGTACGAAGATATTCCGCTATTCGCTCATCGGTCTCGCACGGAATCACATCCACAATCACCTTAATCCAGTTACGATACTGTTCAGGTCTAATCATTCCTTTTTGAATATCTCCTGTAATTTTCTTTCCAATTCCTCTTCGTCTTCAATCAACACCTTGCGCGGCTTTGACCCGGCATGAGGACCAACTATTCCTGCCCGCTCAAGCTGGTCAATGATTCTGCCTGCCCGAGCCCAGCCAACATCCAAACGGCGCTGCAGCATTGAGACCGAAGCCTCACGATGGGTTACCACCAGCCGCGCCGCCTCGGCAAAAAACTCATCAAACTCACCGTTTTCGGATGCAACACCTTGCCGCTCGCCGCGAACAATTTCAATCTCCTCGTCGAGCGGTTCATAATAGCCTTTTGCAAGCAGTTTGTCAACAACTGCCGCGGTTAAAATCTCCTCTAAGCGCTCCCGCTTTTTCCCCTTTGCCGCCCGGCGTGGGTCGTAAAGGACATCAACCAAATCCTGGTCAACAACCTCTCGAGCCTTTGCCACTTCGTCATCAACCAGTCCGCTCAGAAGTTCTGATAGGTATCGGATTGCCCAGAGGTCAACAACCCTTTTTGCCGCCCGCTCCGAGACATAAGAACCATGGAGCCTGACCGGCTCGCCCTTGCCCGGTGGCAGAAAGAGCATATCGCCCCTGCCTAAAAGTGACTCGGCACCATTGGCATCAAGAATGGTCCTTGAGTCAACCTTGGTGGCAACCTGAAAGGCAATCCGACAGGGAAAATTCGCCTTGATCAGACCGGTAATGACATCAACTGAGGGCCTTTGGGTGGCAAGGATGAGGTGGATTCCCACAGCCCTTGACATTTGTGCCAGCCGGATAATCCTTGCCTCAATCTCTGCTGGTGC
This genomic window from candidate division WOR-3 bacterium contains:
- a CDS encoding ROK family protein codes for the protein MALAVGVDIGGTNIKIGLVDENGKIVARQKLKTNPQSPPAETLERLSRTILRLTKGKQVDALGIGVAGLIDHKTGFVWTSPNLPTWNKTPVKDIMSRLTGMEVFCGNDANAVALGEWLFGAAKNCKNVLCITLGTGIGSGIIAENRLLLGANSYAGELGHTSISLRGPACPCGSSGCLERFVSAQAIVERCKRLLRKEERLITTTKNQLSLFGGTGEHPSLIFDLIGYDYKRLSTREIGIAARKKDKLALEVIKETGNLLGQGIYNALMILDPEIVILGGGVSRLGKPLLYAVEQTVFNRLYGSNRQLRIVLSKLGDDAGILGASQFKLVFR